A single window of Cataglyphis hispanica isolate Lineage 1 chromosome 2, ULB_Chis1_1.0, whole genome shotgun sequence DNA harbors:
- the LOC126855537 gene encoding geminin-like — MEPVSDIGTIASKKIRKPLQILQPTATNKETLVGTDRIFNSIQPKRKIKKNMTKMTKKNTPKITTENKAIQTTHKEKIKIEANDLTSDNPSENYWQVLAERRRKVLVDTLEENKNLHQRIVKLEEENRIYKEMLDETRTLIEVLQEEINDRNDVNNF, encoded by the exons ATGGAACCAGTGAGTGACATCGGGACAATCGCTTCTAAA aagattaGAAAACCTTTGCAAATATTGCAACCAACAGCCACTAACAAGGAAACATTAGTTGGTACCGATaggatttttaattctatccaacctaaaaggaaaataaaaaa gaaTATGACCAAaatgacaaagaaaaatactCCCAAAATTACAACCGAAAACAAAGCTATCCAGACTAcacacaaagaaaaaataaaaattgaagccAATGATTTAACATCAG ACAATCCTAGTGAAAACTACTGGCAAGTCTTGGCTGAAAGGCGAAGAAAGGTACTTGTAGATACTttagaggaaaataaaaatctccaCCAACGCATTGTAAAGTTAGAAGAAgaaaatcgtatatataaagagatgtTGGATGAGACAAGAACATTGATTGAAGTACTACAG gaGGAAATCAATGATAGAAATGAcgtaaataacttttag
- the LOC126855363 gene encoding SHC-transforming protein 1: MAAGGSSFISKPARGWLHPDHLVSKEGITYTVKYIGCLEVYTSMKSLDFETRSCVAKECINRVCEAAGLKSADKKRRVDRKVLRAIADKPRMEHTASTVNLTISSCSLSLTNIENGYIIAKHDMPRISFASGGDTEILDFVAYVAKNMQEWRACYVLECTGGLAQDVISTIGQAFELRFKEFLTKPSSLHPVLNGVREVDRDYYNDLPGKVPPDIGPPPVPPLPTTTCTLPNLKHHQNHASRIHAQTTAMDLFSSTTDRQHQEWAETGNLIDLNSDSTVSSSTNVNAMPEHNYVNDSVIAANRDNHRDPASLFDVFDMQPFSSAISDMNRLSPQAQIQQLKQEIWFHGSVSRAEAESMLSRDGDFLVRESQGSPGQYVLTGMNNGTPKHLLLIDPEGVVRTKDRVFDSVSHLVNHHCDNVLPIISADSVLVLRYPIPRHTNY; encoded by the exons ATGGCTGCAGGAGGTAGCAGCTTTATAAGCAAGCCAGCCAGAGGTTGGTTACATCCGGATCATCTAGTAAGTAAGGAAGGAATTACTTATACAGTGAAG taTATTGGATGTCTTGAAGTATATACATCTATGAAAAGCTTAGATTTTGAAACGCGCTCGTGTGTAGCTAA ggAATGTATAAACAGAGTTTGCGAAGCTGCTGGATTAAAATCTGCTGACAAAAAGAGGAGG GTTGATAGAAAAGTGTTAAGAGCCATAGCAGATAAACCTCGTATGGAACATACTGCTTCTACTGTAAATTTAACCATTAGCAGTTGTAGTTTGTCCttaacaaatattgaaaatggaTATATTATTGCTAAACATGACATGCCACGCATATCTTTTGCTTCAGGTGGTGATACg gAAATACTGGATTTTGTTGCATATGTGGctaaaaatatgcaagaatGGCGTGCGTGTTATGTGCTCGAATGCACAGGTGGTTTAGCACAAGATGTTATATCCACTATTGGACAAGCATTTGAACTTAGATTCAAAGAGTTTCTTACAAAGCCAAGTTCCCTGCA CCCTGTACTAAATGGTGTACGAGAAGTAGATAGAGATTATTATAACGATCTACCAGGTAAAGTACCACCTGATATTGGCCCACCACCAGTACCACCTTTGCCTACTACAACATGCACACTGCCTAATCTGAAGCATCATCAAAATCATGCATCACGAATTCACGCACAAACTACTGCAATGGATTTATTTTCCTCTACCACTGATAGACAACATCAGGAATGGgcag AAACTGGGAACCTAATTGACTTGAACTCGGATAGTACTGTATCCTCATCAACGAATGTAAATGCAATGCCTGAGCACAATTATGTAAATGATAGTGTCATAGCTGCAAATAGAGATAATCATCGTGATCCAGCATCACTTTTTGATGTTTTTGATATGC aaCCTTTCAGTTCTGCAATATCGGATATGAATAGACTAAGTCCTCAAGCGCAAATACAACAATTGAAGCAAGAAATATGGTTTCATGGAAGTGTTAGTCGAGCCGAAGCGGAATCTATGCTTAGTCGA GATGGTGATTTTCTGGTTCGAGAATCACAAGGTTCTCCTGGTCAATATGTTTTGACTGGTATGAATAATGGTACTCCAaaacatttattgttaattgatCCTGAAGGTGTT GTTCGCACAAAAGATCGTGTATTTGATAGCGTAAGTCATCTAGTGAATCATCACTGTGACAATGTATTGCCTATCATATCTGCTGATAGTGTTCTAGTACTGCGTTATCCTATTCCCAggcatacaaattattaa
- the LOC126858868 gene encoding exportin-4-like isoform X1 encodes MAQEMLRELEAAAQVVLAPPNLISAEQRQSAEAVFLNFRKTRLPYQLCRQILELSTVDYVLFETAGLIKTALVQEWPTLSESDISSLRQYLLHYVIGKPTLAPYVRARILQVIAIIIKRGSVDDFGQERRQILNEVESLIRNDDLPKRILGCNILSTILQEYATTAKSSNIGLTWEVHFKEKKQFELSDMKKIFKLCIEVLNELIKKDFEESTLPLVKHLLSIVESILVWGFVDANLPKRLLYMCGIYDFGNNPPLSIHTQWQDIILDPAVLDLLFTLYWKVRNNPQLAHHAMNCLVQLSSLHGSIFTTEQIKLQYLTNYIQRFLKLVSNIHVIDQEANGITNIIKKINCFFQSSLNSLSEDLLKSFMEQMTRLTCLFIEGAAREELMCADDCLYMEAVERIFETWICILSTTYIFPPDFCKQSSVQIFNTYLQCHLSPPDGVKGVNSKNINEEIVDMEENDKVKFKEQLQIVGNFGRQVPNHSLPLLAQLLEDRILKLRDNVNALIASNGAVPEPNPMNDLYEDLHWLVLIAGHVLCMESEGEAALIPLEIRRCSMDQSREGNVDVNRTLEFLVSSQNVQSDIISPAASIDRVIRLITCIFRLCALEKTIISIHAENVLSPELSSTIIWFLHIWSQSYLLPTEVYYSEISTTILQAFGEDSPGALWTMNFLLEKVICNINTFKSEPAVIKETIKLLITLVESQTKASCVLKSEQFNYIIELATRGQYDFPQVIKRGLMHAVVQAGTVVQNTNTEQYYWSQTLEPLQNKCTQLISSDNFMSSYHQEEIRIQIIDILESFIGVVHGVQGPTTEPVYRYTCPILVELQKLLSLYHNYQNIVQLILELLCEYTRNILFYLSEADSTCVYETCLQTIQTYARCNSNRLTVDSTAEEDSFQDILLLMQLLTNLLSKDILNFNNTEQNQPPSTMPADVFFYGLNIIMPIMTIDLLKFPSLCIQYFKMIAFVCDICPEKVCGLSIKLLQQLLASVELGLYSFGHEVAVLCCDTIQVLAKHIYMETAKGQPRNDIMAPFMNLLISLILSHQMDSDLITSASIPLYYLICCYQEQYQQLVQNILSTQTDQQVAQRLANAFTALTANVQLNTERIQKVKFKDNFDKFITNVQGFLMIK; translated from the exons ATGGCACAGGAAATGCTGAGGGAATTAGAAGCCGCGGCGCAAGTCGTTTTG gcACCTCCAAATCTAATTTCGGCAGAGCAACGTCAATCCGCAGAagctgtttttttaaattttcgaaaaacaaGGTTACCTTATCAGCTTTGTCgtcaaattttagaattaagtACTGTAGATTATGTACTATTTGAGACAGCTGGTTTGATAAAGACGGCTCTGGTACAAGAGTGGCCTACTCTATCAGAGTCTGACATTTCTTCATTGAGACAATATCTGTTACACTATGTCATAGGCAAACCTACTTTAGCACCATATGTTAGAGCAAGAATACTTCAagttattgcaataataatcaaGAGAGGCAGTGTGGATGACTTTGGACAAGAGAGAAGACAAATATTGAATGAAGTAGAATCTTTAATTAGAAATGATGATTTGCCAAag CGAATTCTGGGGTGCAATATTTTATCCACGATATTGCAAGAATATGCAACAACTGCTAAATCATCCAATATAGGATTGACATGGGAAGTTCattttaaagagaagaaaCAATTTGAACTAagcgatatgaaaaaaatcttcaagCTTTGTATTGAAGTActcaatgaattaattaaaaaagacttCGAGGAATCGACATTACCCCTTGTAAAGCATTTACTTTCTATTGTGGAAAGTATACTTGTTTGGGGATTTGTTGATGCAAATT TACCTAAAAGATTACTGTATATGTGCGGAATTTATGATTTCGGAAATAATCCACCACTGAGTATACATACACAATggcaagatataatattagatcCAGCAGTATTAGATCTACTGTTTACATTGTACTGGAAAGTACGCAATAATCCGCAACTAGCTCATCATGCTATGAATTGTCTAGTACAATTATCAAGCTTACATGGCAGTATCTTCACTACAGAGCAAATAAAACTGCAGTACttgacaaattatatacaacgatttttaaaacttgtaTCAAATATCCATGTTATTGATCAAGAGGCGAATGGAATtaccaatattataaaaaagattaattgttTCTTTCAAAGCTcattaaattctctttctgAAGATTTATTGAAGTCATTTATGGAACAAATGACAAGATTGACATGCTTATTCATAGAAGGTGCTGCACGAGAAGAATtg ATGTGTGCTGATGATTGCTTATATATGGAGGCTGTGGAACGTATATTTGAAACATGgatatgtattttatctaCAACATACATATTTCCACCAGATTTTTGTAAGCAGAGCTctgttcaaatatttaacacatatcTACAATGTCACTTGTCACCTCCGGATGGTGTGAAAGGtgttaatagtaaaaatattaatgaagaaatagtagatatggaagaaaatgataaagtcAAATTTAAGGAGCAGTTACAAATAGTTG GAAATTTTGGTAGACAAGTGCCAAATCACTCTTTACCTTTATTAGCGCAATTACTCGAAGATCGAATACTTAAATTACGGGATAATGTAAATGCACTGATAGCATCAAATGGAGCTGTACCTGAACCCAATCCTATGAATGATTTGTACGAAGATTTGCATTGGCTCGTTTTAATAGCGGGTCATGTTCTTTGCATGGAATCAGAGGGTGAAGCTGCATTGATACCTCTGGAAATTAGGCGATGTAGTATGGATCAG TCTCGAGAGGGAAATGTCGATGTGAATCGTACATTGGAGTTCTTAGTGTCTTCTCAAAATGTTCAGTCGGACATAATTAGCCCTGCGGCCTCGATCGATCGAGTTATTCGATTAATCACTTGCATTTTTCGCTTATGCGCCTTGGAAAAGACTATTATATCGATACATGCAGAGAATGTACTCAGTCCTGAATTGAGCAGTACGATAATATGgtttttacatatatggtCACAAAGCTACCTTTTACCGACAGAAGTTTATTATTCCGAGATAAGCACCACAATCTTGCAAGCTTTTGGTGAAGATAGTCCAGGCGCATTGTGGACAATGAATTTTCTTCTGGAAAAAGTAATTTGCAATATCAACACCTTTAAAAGTGAACCAGCTGTAATTAAggaaactataaaattattaataactcttGTTGAGTCACAAACGAA agCCTCTTGCGTATTGAAATCTGAACAGTTCAATTATATCATTGAATTAGCTACGAGAGGACAATACGATTTTCCGCAGGTCATCAAGAGAGGTTTGATGCATGCAGTAGTACAAGCTGGTACAGTGgtacaaaatacaaatacaGAACAGTACTATTGGTCACAAACTTTAGAACCTTTGCAAAACAAATGTACACAATTAATTTCTAGTGATAATTTTATGTCATCTTATCATCAAGAGGAGATTAGAATCCAAATCATAGATATATTGGAATCTTTTAtag GCGTAGTACATGGTGTGCAAGGTCCGACAACAGAACCCGTATATCGATATACTTGTCCTATATTAGTCGaacttcaaaaattattgtccttgtatcataattatcaaaatatagtcCAATTGATATTAGAGCTGCTCTGTGAATATACAaggaatattctattttatttgtcgGAG gctGATAGTACATGTGTGTATGAGACTTGTTTGCAAACAATACAGACATACGCTCGCTGCAATAGTAATCGGCTTACTGTAGATTCGACTGCGGAAGAGGACAGTTTCCAAGATATTCTATTACTCATGCAATTATTAACTAATTTATTAAGCAAAGAcatacttaattttaataataccgAGCAAAATCAGCCTCCATCTACCATGCCTGCAGATGTTTTCTTTTATggcttaaatataattatgcctATCATGACAAtagatttgttaaaatttccaTCGTTATGTATACa gtaTTTCAAAATGATAGCCTTTGTATGCGATATATGTCCTGAGAAAGTTTGCGGCCTATCTATCAAACTGTTGCAGCAGCTTTTAGCATCGGTGGAATTAGGTTTATACTCATTTGGCCATGAAGTAGCTGTCCTATGCTGTGATACTATTCAAGTCTTAGCCAAGCATATTTATATGGAAACTGCGAAAGGGCAACCGCGCAATGACATAATGGCGCCTTTTATGAAT TTACTGATAAGTCTCATTTTATCACATCAAATGGATTCAGATTTGATAACGAGTGCCAGTATACctctttattatcttatatgttGTTATCAGGAACAATATCAACAacttgtacaaaatattttatccacCCAAACAGATCAACAAGTAGCACAGAGATTAGCGAACGCGTTCACAGCATTAACCGCAAATGTGCAATTAAATACTGAACGTATTCAAAAAGTAAAGTTTAAggataatttcgataaattcatCACAAATGTACAGGGTTtcttaatgattaaataa
- the LOC126858868 gene encoding exportin-4-like isoform X2, which produces MKKIFKLCIEVLNELIKKDFEESTLPLVKHLLSIVESILVWGFVDANLPKRLLYMCGIYDFGNNPPLSIHTQWQDIILDPAVLDLLFTLYWKVRNNPQLAHHAMNCLVQLSSLHGSIFTTEQIKLQYLTNYIQRFLKLVSNIHVIDQEANGITNIIKKINCFFQSSLNSLSEDLLKSFMEQMTRLTCLFIEGAAREELMCADDCLYMEAVERIFETWICILSTTYIFPPDFCKQSSVQIFNTYLQCHLSPPDGVKGVNSKNINEEIVDMEENDKVKFKEQLQIVGNFGRQVPNHSLPLLAQLLEDRILKLRDNVNALIASNGAVPEPNPMNDLYEDLHWLVLIAGHVLCMESEGEAALIPLEIRRCSMDQSREGNVDVNRTLEFLVSSQNVQSDIISPAASIDRVIRLITCIFRLCALEKTIISIHAENVLSPELSSTIIWFLHIWSQSYLLPTEVYYSEISTTILQAFGEDSPGALWTMNFLLEKVICNINTFKSEPAVIKETIKLLITLVESQTKASCVLKSEQFNYIIELATRGQYDFPQVIKRGLMHAVVQAGTVVQNTNTEQYYWSQTLEPLQNKCTQLISSDNFMSSYHQEEIRIQIIDILESFIGVVHGVQGPTTEPVYRYTCPILVELQKLLSLYHNYQNIVQLILELLCEYTRNILFYLSEADSTCVYETCLQTIQTYARCNSNRLTVDSTAEEDSFQDILLLMQLLTNLLSKDILNFNNTEQNQPPSTMPADVFFYGLNIIMPIMTIDLLKFPSLCIQYFKMIAFVCDICPEKVCGLSIKLLQQLLASVELGLYSFGHEVAVLCCDTIQVLAKHIYMETAKGQPRNDIMAPFMNLLISLILSHQMDSDLITSASIPLYYLICCYQEQYQQLVQNILSTQTDQQVAQRLANAFTALTANVQLNTERIQKVKFKDNFDKFITNVQGFLMIK; this is translated from the exons atgaaaaaaatcttcaagCTTTGTATTGAAGTActcaatgaattaattaaaaaagacttCGAGGAATCGACATTACCCCTTGTAAAGCATTTACTTTCTATTGTGGAAAGTATACTTGTTTGGGGATTTGTTGATGCAAATT TACCTAAAAGATTACTGTATATGTGCGGAATTTATGATTTCGGAAATAATCCACCACTGAGTATACATACACAATggcaagatataatattagatcCAGCAGTATTAGATCTACTGTTTACATTGTACTGGAAAGTACGCAATAATCCGCAACTAGCTCATCATGCTATGAATTGTCTAGTACAATTATCAAGCTTACATGGCAGTATCTTCACTACAGAGCAAATAAAACTGCAGTACttgacaaattatatacaacgatttttaaaacttgtaTCAAATATCCATGTTATTGATCAAGAGGCGAATGGAATtaccaatattataaaaaagattaattgttTCTTTCAAAGCTcattaaattctctttctgAAGATTTATTGAAGTCATTTATGGAACAAATGACAAGATTGACATGCTTATTCATAGAAGGTGCTGCACGAGAAGAATtg ATGTGTGCTGATGATTGCTTATATATGGAGGCTGTGGAACGTATATTTGAAACATGgatatgtattttatctaCAACATACATATTTCCACCAGATTTTTGTAAGCAGAGCTctgttcaaatatttaacacatatcTACAATGTCACTTGTCACCTCCGGATGGTGTGAAAGGtgttaatagtaaaaatattaatgaagaaatagtagatatggaagaaaatgataaagtcAAATTTAAGGAGCAGTTACAAATAGTTG GAAATTTTGGTAGACAAGTGCCAAATCACTCTTTACCTTTATTAGCGCAATTACTCGAAGATCGAATACTTAAATTACGGGATAATGTAAATGCACTGATAGCATCAAATGGAGCTGTACCTGAACCCAATCCTATGAATGATTTGTACGAAGATTTGCATTGGCTCGTTTTAATAGCGGGTCATGTTCTTTGCATGGAATCAGAGGGTGAAGCTGCATTGATACCTCTGGAAATTAGGCGATGTAGTATGGATCAG TCTCGAGAGGGAAATGTCGATGTGAATCGTACATTGGAGTTCTTAGTGTCTTCTCAAAATGTTCAGTCGGACATAATTAGCCCTGCGGCCTCGATCGATCGAGTTATTCGATTAATCACTTGCATTTTTCGCTTATGCGCCTTGGAAAAGACTATTATATCGATACATGCAGAGAATGTACTCAGTCCTGAATTGAGCAGTACGATAATATGgtttttacatatatggtCACAAAGCTACCTTTTACCGACAGAAGTTTATTATTCCGAGATAAGCACCACAATCTTGCAAGCTTTTGGTGAAGATAGTCCAGGCGCATTGTGGACAATGAATTTTCTTCTGGAAAAAGTAATTTGCAATATCAACACCTTTAAAAGTGAACCAGCTGTAATTAAggaaactataaaattattaataactcttGTTGAGTCACAAACGAA agCCTCTTGCGTATTGAAATCTGAACAGTTCAATTATATCATTGAATTAGCTACGAGAGGACAATACGATTTTCCGCAGGTCATCAAGAGAGGTTTGATGCATGCAGTAGTACAAGCTGGTACAGTGgtacaaaatacaaatacaGAACAGTACTATTGGTCACAAACTTTAGAACCTTTGCAAAACAAATGTACACAATTAATTTCTAGTGATAATTTTATGTCATCTTATCATCAAGAGGAGATTAGAATCCAAATCATAGATATATTGGAATCTTTTAtag GCGTAGTACATGGTGTGCAAGGTCCGACAACAGAACCCGTATATCGATATACTTGTCCTATATTAGTCGaacttcaaaaattattgtccttgtatcataattatcaaaatatagtcCAATTGATATTAGAGCTGCTCTGTGAATATACAaggaatattctattttatttgtcgGAG gctGATAGTACATGTGTGTATGAGACTTGTTTGCAAACAATACAGACATACGCTCGCTGCAATAGTAATCGGCTTACTGTAGATTCGACTGCGGAAGAGGACAGTTTCCAAGATATTCTATTACTCATGCAATTATTAACTAATTTATTAAGCAAAGAcatacttaattttaataataccgAGCAAAATCAGCCTCCATCTACCATGCCTGCAGATGTTTTCTTTTATggcttaaatataattatgcctATCATGACAAtagatttgttaaaatttccaTCGTTATGTATACa gtaTTTCAAAATGATAGCCTTTGTATGCGATATATGTCCTGAGAAAGTTTGCGGCCTATCTATCAAACTGTTGCAGCAGCTTTTAGCATCGGTGGAATTAGGTTTATACTCATTTGGCCATGAAGTAGCTGTCCTATGCTGTGATACTATTCAAGTCTTAGCCAAGCATATTTATATGGAAACTGCGAAAGGGCAACCGCGCAATGACATAATGGCGCCTTTTATGAAT TTACTGATAAGTCTCATTTTATCACATCAAATGGATTCAGATTTGATAACGAGTGCCAGTATACctctttattatcttatatgttGTTATCAGGAACAATATCAACAacttgtacaaaatattttatccacCCAAACAGATCAACAAGTAGCACAGAGATTAGCGAACGCGTTCACAGCATTAACCGCAAATGTGCAATTAAATACTGAACGTATTCAAAAAGTAAAGTTTAAggataatttcgataaattcatCACAAATGTACAGGGTTtcttaatgattaaataa
- the LOC126855502 gene encoding protein FRG1 homolog: MSEYEKVRTGKLKLKGEKSRPKKRKSKTQEKEQDVTVENKDTITHGGWWKVKNILEITGTVAIEFGNQTYMKALDNGLFTLGAPHAEGEGPSPEEILTAFPISETKIALKSGYGKYLGVDKKGIVIGRNDAVGSIEQWEPVFQDGKLAILNNTGCFMSVTNDDDIICQNRTAGPSEFVVLRSMTQRSQSPSKDIPKEEQGSLADIEINYVRKFQKFQDKKLRINKSDHSELEKAKTEGNLHETLLDRRSKMKADRYCK, encoded by the exons ATGTCAGAATATGAAAAAGTAAGAACaggaaagttaaaattaaaaggagaaaaatcaag ACCAAAAAAACGAAAATCTAAGACACAAGAAAAAGAACAGGATGTAACAGTAGAGAATAAGGACACCATTACTCatg GAGGATGGTGGAAGGTTAAGAATATACTTGAGATCACAGGAACAGTAGCTATAGAATTTGGAAATCAAACTTATATGAAAGCACTTGATAATGGATTATTCACTCTTGGTGCACCACATGCCGAAGGAGAAGGTCCATCGCCGGAGGAAATCTTAACAGCGTTTCCTATAAGCGAGACTAAGATTGCTTTGAAATCGGGTTATGGCAAATATCTCGGTGTTGATAAAAAAGGCATTGTTATTGGACGAAATGATGCAGTAGGTTCGATTGAGCAGTGGGAACCAGTTTttcaa gaTGGTAAACttgctatattaaataatactggATGCTTCATGTCAGTTACAAATGATGATGACATAATTTGTCAGAATAGAACAGCTGGCCCCTCAGAATTTGTTGTTCTAAGGAGTATGACACAACGTTCTCAAAGTCCTAGCAAAGATATTCCAAAGGAAGAACAAGGCTCACTCGcagatattgaaataaattatgt ACGGAAGTTTCAAAAGTTTCAAGATAAGAAGTTAAGGATAAATAAGTCTGACCATTCTGAATTAGAAAAAGCAAAAACAGAAGGAAATTTACATGAAACTTTGTTAGATAGAAGAAGTAAGATGAAAGCTGACcgttattgtaaataa